The following coding sequences are from one Nicotiana tabacum cultivar K326 chromosome 1, ASM71507v2, whole genome shotgun sequence window:
- the LOC107813750 gene encoding uncharacterized protein LOC107813750 isoform X2, whose amino-acid sequence MGHKIGTSSLWSCVLVPSVHTTSPLRFTLIYACKAKYEDLQKRYSGCNAWFEELRRRRVEELKRELQKSECSIGSLLTKIESLKAERERSAQIDYGFCHTESLAAVVKSEYMESFGKDGVSAGSFTLDTRTKFSPEFESPAIASTKEIDQKLEWSESCELAETANGNGGVLRKRRGKRKSKDAVLDSKKVSVGESDNVCSISGISTSHSKGTSTICNQSTKPTASDDSKGGLSRLRDDDDLMAIFNSITQSEVAMIFRHRHDSQKRTRYKNIIRQHVDIETVRLGLANGSIKSAAELFRDLLLLTTNAIVYYSKRTREYKSAKALRDIVIKAYRDHCESSYHKATSSLLTFSTIGNLPVKPRSACPRPSKDKLQAKSCNNVNSIAGTVGGDDHKPSDADSEVPLQSLLAAKKGFKRRGKFRLAMVDESVNRITKVPGKEVCTTYTTPVKEDHQSEMVTKETKKSP is encoded by the exons ATGGGACACAAGATTGGAACGTCGTCGCTTTGGAGCTGCGTTCTCGTACCATCTGTTCATACTACTTCACCCCTGAGGTTCACATTAATTTAC GCCTGCAAAGCCAAGTATGAGGATTTGCAAAAGCGCTACTCTGGCTGCAA TGCTTGGTTTGAAGAGCTACGAAGACGACGAGTTGAAGAACTGAAGCGAGAATTGCAGAAATCTGAATGCTCAATTGG GTCTCTCCTCACAAAGATTGAAAGCCTTAAGGCAGAGAGAGAGCGGTCTGCTCAGATAGATTATGGTTTTTGTCACACTGAATCGCTCGCTGCTGTTGTAAAGTCAGAATACATGGAGTCTTTTGGCAAAGACGGTGTATCTGCTGGCAGCTTCACACTAGATACCAGGACCAAGTTTTCACCCGAGTTTGAGAGTCCTGCTATAGCCTCGACTAAAGAGATAGATCAAAAGCTAGAATGGTCGGAGTCTTGTGAGCTAGCAGAGACTGCCAATGGAAATGGAGGGGTTTTGAGGAAGAGAAGAGgtaaaagaaaaagtaaagatgCTGTTTTAGATAGCAAAAAAGTGAGTGTTGGGGAAAGTGACAATGTGTGTTCAATCAGTGGCATCTCCACTTCCCACTCTAAAGGAACATCAACCATTTGCAACCAAAGTACTAAGCCTACCGCCTCTGATGATAGTAAAGGAGGATTATCTAGACTGAGGGACGACGATGATTTGATGGCAATTTTCAATTCTATTACACAGTCCGAAGTTGCTATGATCTTTAGGCATCGTCACGATAGCCAGAAGAGAACTAGATACAAGAATATTATCAGGCAGCATGTGGATATTGAAACAGTAAGATTAGGATTAGCCAACGGTTCCATCAAATCAGCAGCTGAGCTCTTTAGAGATTTACTTTTGCTAACAACTAATGCCATTGTATATTACTCGAAAAGGACGAGAGAATACAAGTCAGCGAAGGCCCTCAGGGACATAGTCATTAAAGCATATCGGGACCATTGCGAAAGCTCTTACCACAAAGCTACTTCTTCCTTGCTCACATTCTCGACGATAGGTAATCTTCCTGTGAAGCCAAGAAGTGCTTGTCCTCGCCCCTCCAAAGACAAACTTCAAGCCAAGTCTTGCAACAATGTAAATAGTATTGCAGGGACTGTAGGAGGAGATGATCATAAACCAAGTGACGCTGATTCCGAGGTTCCATTGCAGTCATTGTTAGCTGCTAAGAAAGGCTTCAAGCGACGCGGAAAGTTCAGGCTTGCTATGGTAGATGAGTCTGTTAATCGAATAACTAAAGTACCAGGAAAGGAAGTTTGCACGACCTATACAACTCCGGTAAAGGAGGACCATCAATCTGAGATGGTAACAAAGGAAACGAAAAAGAGCCCGTAA
- the LOC107813750 gene encoding uncharacterized protein LOC107813750 isoform X1: MVVESGKRRWGTWEELILGGAVLRHGTQDWNVVALELRSRTICSYYFTPEACKAKYEDLQKRYSGCNAWFEELRRRRVEELKRELQKSECSIGSLLTKIESLKAERERSAQIDYGFCHTESLAAVVKSEYMESFGKDGVSAGSFTLDTRTKFSPEFESPAIASTKEIDQKLEWSESCELAETANGNGGVLRKRRGKRKSKDAVLDSKKVSVGESDNVCSISGISTSHSKGTSTICNQSTKPTASDDSKGGLSRLRDDDDLMAIFNSITQSEVAMIFRHRHDSQKRTRYKNIIRQHVDIETVRLGLANGSIKSAAELFRDLLLLTTNAIVYYSKRTREYKSAKALRDIVIKAYRDHCESSYHKATSSLLTFSTIGNLPVKPRSACPRPSKDKLQAKSCNNVNSIAGTVGGDDHKPSDADSEVPLQSLLAAKKGFKRRGKFRLAMVDESVNRITKVPGKEVCTTYTTPVKEDHQSEMVTKETKKSP, translated from the exons ATGGTGGTGGagtcgggaaaaaggaggtgggGTACGTGGGAAGAACTAATCCTAGGTGGCGCTGTTCTCCGGCATGGGACACAAGATTGGAACGTCGTCGCTTTGGAGCTGCGTTCTCGTACCATCTGTTCATACTACTTCACCCCTGAG GCCTGCAAAGCCAAGTATGAGGATTTGCAAAAGCGCTACTCTGGCTGCAA TGCTTGGTTTGAAGAGCTACGAAGACGACGAGTTGAAGAACTGAAGCGAGAATTGCAGAAATCTGAATGCTCAATTGG GTCTCTCCTCACAAAGATTGAAAGCCTTAAGGCAGAGAGAGAGCGGTCTGCTCAGATAGATTATGGTTTTTGTCACACTGAATCGCTCGCTGCTGTTGTAAAGTCAGAATACATGGAGTCTTTTGGCAAAGACGGTGTATCTGCTGGCAGCTTCACACTAGATACCAGGACCAAGTTTTCACCCGAGTTTGAGAGTCCTGCTATAGCCTCGACTAAAGAGATAGATCAAAAGCTAGAATGGTCGGAGTCTTGTGAGCTAGCAGAGACTGCCAATGGAAATGGAGGGGTTTTGAGGAAGAGAAGAGgtaaaagaaaaagtaaagatgCTGTTTTAGATAGCAAAAAAGTGAGTGTTGGGGAAAGTGACAATGTGTGTTCAATCAGTGGCATCTCCACTTCCCACTCTAAAGGAACATCAACCATTTGCAACCAAAGTACTAAGCCTACCGCCTCTGATGATAGTAAAGGAGGATTATCTAGACTGAGGGACGACGATGATTTGATGGCAATTTTCAATTCTATTACACAGTCCGAAGTTGCTATGATCTTTAGGCATCGTCACGATAGCCAGAAGAGAACTAGATACAAGAATATTATCAGGCAGCATGTGGATATTGAAACAGTAAGATTAGGATTAGCCAACGGTTCCATCAAATCAGCAGCTGAGCTCTTTAGAGATTTACTTTTGCTAACAACTAATGCCATTGTATATTACTCGAAAAGGACGAGAGAATACAAGTCAGCGAAGGCCCTCAGGGACATAGTCATTAAAGCATATCGGGACCATTGCGAAAGCTCTTACCACAAAGCTACTTCTTCCTTGCTCACATTCTCGACGATAGGTAATCTTCCTGTGAAGCCAAGAAGTGCTTGTCCTCGCCCCTCCAAAGACAAACTTCAAGCCAAGTCTTGCAACAATGTAAATAGTATTGCAGGGACTGTAGGAGGAGATGATCATAAACCAAGTGACGCTGATTCCGAGGTTCCATTGCAGTCATTGTTAGCTGCTAAGAAAGGCTTCAAGCGACGCGGAAAGTTCAGGCTTGCTATGGTAGATGAGTCTGTTAATCGAATAACTAAAGTACCAGGAAAGGAAGTTTGCACGACCTATACAACTCCGGTAAAGGAGGACCATCAATCTGAGATGGTAACAAAGGAAACGAAAAAGAGCCCGTAA